From Carassius gibelio isolate Cgi1373 ecotype wild population from Czech Republic chromosome B23, carGib1.2-hapl.c, whole genome shotgun sequence, the proteins below share one genomic window:
- the si:dkey-96f10.1 gene encoding 6-phosphofructo-2-kinase/fructose-2,6-bisphosphatase isoform X1, which produces MYQIELTQNPLEKIWVPWVSSRLRRRRGSSVPQFTNSPTMIVMVGLPARGKTYISKKLTRYLNWIGVPTRVFNVGQYRRDAVRTYKSFEFFRPDNEEAMKIRKACALAALKDVFCYFTQDHGQVAVFDATNTTRERREVILAFAKENGYKVFFVESLCDDPEIIAENIKQVKLSSPDYVNCDKEEAVADFLKRIDCYRLTYVPLDDDKDRYLSYIKIFNVGSRYLANQVQDHIQSRIVYYLMNIHVTPRTIYLCRHGESELNLLGRIGGDSGLSARGVKFAEALGTYIRGQCILDLKIWTSHMRRTIQTAEGIGVPYEQWKALNEIDAGVCEEMTYEEIQDHFPEEFALRDRDKYRYRYPKGESYEDLVQRLEPVIMELERQENVLVICHQAIMRCLLAYFLDKTSEELPYLKCPLHTVMKLTPVAYGCEVESIFLNVEAVNTHRDRPVNVAVDRDPEDALLTVPEHD; this is translated from the exons ATGTATCAAATTGAACTGACACAAAATCCTCTGGAGAAGATCTGGGTGCCATGGGTGAGCAGTAGGTTGAGACGGCGAAGAGGCT cATCAGTACCACAGTTCACCAACTCGCCCACCATGATTGTGATGGTTGGTCTGCCTGCCCGTGGAAAGACCTACATCTCAAAGAAACTCACACGCTACCTCAACTGGATTGGGGTTCCCACCAGGG tgtttaaTGTTGGACAGTACCGCAGAGATGCTGTACGTACCTACAAGAGTTTTGAATTCTTCCGCCCAGACAATGAAGAGGCCATGAAAATTCGCAA AGCGTGTGCTCTGGCGGCGTTGAAGGACGTCTTTTGTTACTTCACTCAGGATCATGGACAAGTGGCA GTGTTTGATGCGACCAACACAACCAGAGAACGTAGAGAGGTGATCCTCGCCTTTGCTAAAGAGAATGGCTATAAA GTGTTTTTTGTTGAGTCTCTTTGTGATGACCCAGaaatcattgcagaaaacatcaaG CAAGTGAAGCTGAGCAGTCCTGATTATGTTAACTGTGATAAAGAGGAGGCTGTGGCTGATTTCCTTAAGAGAATAGACTGCTACAGACTCACATATGTTCCTTTAGACGATGACAAAGACAG GTACTTGTCATACATCAAGATCTTTAATGTGGGCAGTAGGTACCTGGCTAATCAGGTTCAAGATCATATTCAGAGCAGGATCGTCTATTATCTGATGAACATCCATGTCACACCTCGCACTATCTACCTCTGCCGTCATGGAGAGAGTGAACTCAACCTTTTGGGGCGTATCGGAGGGGACTCCGGCCTCTCGGCACGAGGAGTGAAG TTTGCCGAAGCTCTAGGCACATACATCAGGGGTCAGTGCATCCTGGATTTGAAGATCTGGACCAGTCACATGAGGAGAACGATCCAGACCGCAGAGGGGATTGGAGTGCCTTACGAACAGTGGAAAGCACTGAACGAGATTGATGCA GGTGTGTGTGAGGAGATGACTTACGAAGAGATTCAGGATCACTTTCCTGAGGAGTTTGCTCTCAGAGACCGAGACAAATACCGGTACCGCTATCCAAAGGGTGAA tccTACGAGGATCTGGTTCAGCGTTTAGAGCCTGTGATCATGGAGCTTGAGCGGCAGGAGAATGTTCTGGTCATATGTCATCAGGCTATCATGCGCTGTCTGCTGGCGTACTTTCTAGACAAAACTTCAG AAGAGCTGCCTTATCTGAAGTGTCCTCTGCATACGGTGATGAAACTCACCCCTGTTGCCTATG GCTGTGAAGTTGAGTCTATTTTCCTGAATGTTgaagcagtaaacacacacagagacagacccGTG AATGTGGCTGTGGACAGAGATCCAGAGGATGCTTTACTGACTGTACCAGAACACGACtag
- the si:dkey-96f10.1 gene encoding 6-phosphofructo-2-kinase/fructose-2,6-bisphosphatase isoform X3, with the protein MERREKAVMRKRTRCESTASVPQFTNSPTMIVMVGLPARGKTYISKKLTRYLNWIGVPTRVFNVGQYRRDAVRTYKSFEFFRPDNEEAMKIRKACALAALKDVFCYFTQDHGQVAVFDATNTTRERREVILAFAKENGYKVFFVESLCDDPEIIAENIKQVKLSSPDYVNCDKEEAVADFLKRIDCYRLTYVPLDDDKDRYLSYIKIFNVGSRYLANQVQDHIQSRIVYYLMNIHVTPRTIYLCRHGESELNLLGRIGGDSGLSARGVKFAEALGTYIRGQCILDLKIWTSHMRRTIQTAEGIGVPYEQWKALNEIDAGVCEEMTYEEIQDHFPEEFALRDRDKYRYRYPKGESYEDLVQRLEPVIMELERQENVLVICHQAIMRCLLAYFLDKTSEELPYLKCPLHTVMKLTPVAYGCEVESIFLNVEAVNTHRDRPVNVAVDRDPEDALLTVPEHD; encoded by the exons ATGGAGCGTCGTGAGAAAGCCGTCATGAGAAAGAGAACGCGCTGCGAGAGCACAG cATCAGTACCACAGTTCACCAACTCGCCCACCATGATTGTGATGGTTGGTCTGCCTGCCCGTGGAAAGACCTACATCTCAAAGAAACTCACACGCTACCTCAACTGGATTGGGGTTCCCACCAGGG tgtttaaTGTTGGACAGTACCGCAGAGATGCTGTACGTACCTACAAGAGTTTTGAATTCTTCCGCCCAGACAATGAAGAGGCCATGAAAATTCGCAA AGCGTGTGCTCTGGCGGCGTTGAAGGACGTCTTTTGTTACTTCACTCAGGATCATGGACAAGTGGCA GTGTTTGATGCGACCAACACAACCAGAGAACGTAGAGAGGTGATCCTCGCCTTTGCTAAAGAGAATGGCTATAAA GTGTTTTTTGTTGAGTCTCTTTGTGATGACCCAGaaatcattgcagaaaacatcaaG CAAGTGAAGCTGAGCAGTCCTGATTATGTTAACTGTGATAAAGAGGAGGCTGTGGCTGATTTCCTTAAGAGAATAGACTGCTACAGACTCACATATGTTCCTTTAGACGATGACAAAGACAG GTACTTGTCATACATCAAGATCTTTAATGTGGGCAGTAGGTACCTGGCTAATCAGGTTCAAGATCATATTCAGAGCAGGATCGTCTATTATCTGATGAACATCCATGTCACACCTCGCACTATCTACCTCTGCCGTCATGGAGAGAGTGAACTCAACCTTTTGGGGCGTATCGGAGGGGACTCCGGCCTCTCGGCACGAGGAGTGAAG TTTGCCGAAGCTCTAGGCACATACATCAGGGGTCAGTGCATCCTGGATTTGAAGATCTGGACCAGTCACATGAGGAGAACGATCCAGACCGCAGAGGGGATTGGAGTGCCTTACGAACAGTGGAAAGCACTGAACGAGATTGATGCA GGTGTGTGTGAGGAGATGACTTACGAAGAGATTCAGGATCACTTTCCTGAGGAGTTTGCTCTCAGAGACCGAGACAAATACCGGTACCGCTATCCAAAGGGTGAA tccTACGAGGATCTGGTTCAGCGTTTAGAGCCTGTGATCATGGAGCTTGAGCGGCAGGAGAATGTTCTGGTCATATGTCATCAGGCTATCATGCGCTGTCTGCTGGCGTACTTTCTAGACAAAACTTCAG AAGAGCTGCCTTATCTGAAGTGTCCTCTGCATACGGTGATGAAACTCACCCCTGTTGCCTATG GCTGTGAAGTTGAGTCTATTTTCCTGAATGTTgaagcagtaaacacacacagagacagacccGTG AATGTGGCTGTGGACAGAGATCCAGAGGATGCTTTACTGACTGTACCAGAACACGACtag
- the si:dkey-96f10.1 gene encoding 6-phosphofructo-2-kinase/fructose-2,6-bisphosphatase isoform X4, giving the protein MYQIELTQNPLEKIWVPWVSSRLRRRRGSSVPQFTNSPTMIVMVGLPARGKTYISKKLTRYLNWIGVPTRVFNVGQYRRDAVRTYKSFEFFRPDNEEAMKIRKACALAALKDVFCYFTQDHGQVAVFDATNTTRERREVILAFAKENGYKVFFVESLCDDPEIIAENIKQVKLSSPDYVNCDKEEAVADFLKRIDCYRLTYVPLDDDKDRYLSYIKIFNVGSRYLANQVQDHIQSRIVYYLMNIHVTPRTIYLCRHGESELNLLGRIGGDSGLSARGVKFAEALGTYIRGQCILDLKIWTSHMRRTIQTAEGIGVPYEQWKALNEIDAGVCEEMTYEEIQDHFPEEFALRDRDKYRYRYPKGESYEDLVQRLEPVIMELERQENVLVICHQAIMRCLLAYFLDKTSEELPYLKCPLHTVMKLTPVAYGCEVESIFLNVEAVNTHRDRPVTKALVRVRS; this is encoded by the exons ATGTATCAAATTGAACTGACACAAAATCCTCTGGAGAAGATCTGGGTGCCATGGGTGAGCAGTAGGTTGAGACGGCGAAGAGGCT cATCAGTACCACAGTTCACCAACTCGCCCACCATGATTGTGATGGTTGGTCTGCCTGCCCGTGGAAAGACCTACATCTCAAAGAAACTCACACGCTACCTCAACTGGATTGGGGTTCCCACCAGGG tgtttaaTGTTGGACAGTACCGCAGAGATGCTGTACGTACCTACAAGAGTTTTGAATTCTTCCGCCCAGACAATGAAGAGGCCATGAAAATTCGCAA AGCGTGTGCTCTGGCGGCGTTGAAGGACGTCTTTTGTTACTTCACTCAGGATCATGGACAAGTGGCA GTGTTTGATGCGACCAACACAACCAGAGAACGTAGAGAGGTGATCCTCGCCTTTGCTAAAGAGAATGGCTATAAA GTGTTTTTTGTTGAGTCTCTTTGTGATGACCCAGaaatcattgcagaaaacatcaaG CAAGTGAAGCTGAGCAGTCCTGATTATGTTAACTGTGATAAAGAGGAGGCTGTGGCTGATTTCCTTAAGAGAATAGACTGCTACAGACTCACATATGTTCCTTTAGACGATGACAAAGACAG GTACTTGTCATACATCAAGATCTTTAATGTGGGCAGTAGGTACCTGGCTAATCAGGTTCAAGATCATATTCAGAGCAGGATCGTCTATTATCTGATGAACATCCATGTCACACCTCGCACTATCTACCTCTGCCGTCATGGAGAGAGTGAACTCAACCTTTTGGGGCGTATCGGAGGGGACTCCGGCCTCTCGGCACGAGGAGTGAAG TTTGCCGAAGCTCTAGGCACATACATCAGGGGTCAGTGCATCCTGGATTTGAAGATCTGGACCAGTCACATGAGGAGAACGATCCAGACCGCAGAGGGGATTGGAGTGCCTTACGAACAGTGGAAAGCACTGAACGAGATTGATGCA GGTGTGTGTGAGGAGATGACTTACGAAGAGATTCAGGATCACTTTCCTGAGGAGTTTGCTCTCAGAGACCGAGACAAATACCGGTACCGCTATCCAAAGGGTGAA tccTACGAGGATCTGGTTCAGCGTTTAGAGCCTGTGATCATGGAGCTTGAGCGGCAGGAGAATGTTCTGGTCATATGTCATCAGGCTATCATGCGCTGTCTGCTGGCGTACTTTCTAGACAAAACTTCAG AAGAGCTGCCTTATCTGAAGTGTCCTCTGCATACGGTGATGAAACTCACCCCTGTTGCCTATG GCTGTGAAGTTGAGTCTATTTTCCTGAATGTTgaagcagtaaacacacacagagacagacccGTG ACAAAGGCATTAGTGAGGGTCAGATCCTGA
- the si:dkey-96f10.1 gene encoding 6-phosphofructo-2-kinase/fructose-2,6-bisphosphatase isoform X2, whose product MYQIELTQNPLEKIWVPWVSSRLRRRRGSSVPQFTNSPTMIVMVGLPARGKTYISKKLTRYLNWIGVPTRVFNVGQYRRDAVRTYKSFEFFRPDNEEAMKIRKACALAALKDVFCYFTQDHGQVAVFDATNTTRERREVILAFAKENGYKVFFVESLCDDPEIIAENIKQVKLSSPDYVNCDKEEAVADFLKRIDCYRLTYVPLDDDKDRYLSYIKIFNVGSRYLANQVQDHIQSRIVYYLMNIHVTPRTIYLCRHGESELNLLGRIGGDSGLSARGVKFAEALGTYIRGQCILDLKIWTSHMRRTIQTAEGIGVPYEQWKALNEIDAGVCEEMTYEEIQDHFPEEFALRDRDKYRYRYPKGESYEDLVQRLEPVIMELERQENVLVICHQAIMRCLLAYFLDKTSELPYLKCPLHTVMKLTPVAYGCEVESIFLNVEAVNTHRDRPVNVAVDRDPEDALLTVPEHD is encoded by the exons ATGTATCAAATTGAACTGACACAAAATCCTCTGGAGAAGATCTGGGTGCCATGGGTGAGCAGTAGGTTGAGACGGCGAAGAGGCT cATCAGTACCACAGTTCACCAACTCGCCCACCATGATTGTGATGGTTGGTCTGCCTGCCCGTGGAAAGACCTACATCTCAAAGAAACTCACACGCTACCTCAACTGGATTGGGGTTCCCACCAGGG tgtttaaTGTTGGACAGTACCGCAGAGATGCTGTACGTACCTACAAGAGTTTTGAATTCTTCCGCCCAGACAATGAAGAGGCCATGAAAATTCGCAA AGCGTGTGCTCTGGCGGCGTTGAAGGACGTCTTTTGTTACTTCACTCAGGATCATGGACAAGTGGCA GTGTTTGATGCGACCAACACAACCAGAGAACGTAGAGAGGTGATCCTCGCCTTTGCTAAAGAGAATGGCTATAAA GTGTTTTTTGTTGAGTCTCTTTGTGATGACCCAGaaatcattgcagaaaacatcaaG CAAGTGAAGCTGAGCAGTCCTGATTATGTTAACTGTGATAAAGAGGAGGCTGTGGCTGATTTCCTTAAGAGAATAGACTGCTACAGACTCACATATGTTCCTTTAGACGATGACAAAGACAG GTACTTGTCATACATCAAGATCTTTAATGTGGGCAGTAGGTACCTGGCTAATCAGGTTCAAGATCATATTCAGAGCAGGATCGTCTATTATCTGATGAACATCCATGTCACACCTCGCACTATCTACCTCTGCCGTCATGGAGAGAGTGAACTCAACCTTTTGGGGCGTATCGGAGGGGACTCCGGCCTCTCGGCACGAGGAGTGAAG TTTGCCGAAGCTCTAGGCACATACATCAGGGGTCAGTGCATCCTGGATTTGAAGATCTGGACCAGTCACATGAGGAGAACGATCCAGACCGCAGAGGGGATTGGAGTGCCTTACGAACAGTGGAAAGCACTGAACGAGATTGATGCA GGTGTGTGTGAGGAGATGACTTACGAAGAGATTCAGGATCACTTTCCTGAGGAGTTTGCTCTCAGAGACCGAGACAAATACCGGTACCGCTATCCAAAGGGTGAA tccTACGAGGATCTGGTTCAGCGTTTAGAGCCTGTGATCATGGAGCTTGAGCGGCAGGAGAATGTTCTGGTCATATGTCATCAGGCTATCATGCGCTGTCTGCTGGCGTACTTTCTAGACAAAACTTCAG AGCTGCCTTATCTGAAGTGTCCTCTGCATACGGTGATGAAACTCACCCCTGTTGCCTATG GCTGTGAAGTTGAGTCTATTTTCCTGAATGTTgaagcagtaaacacacacagagacagacccGTG AATGTGGCTGTGGACAGAGATCCAGAGGATGCTTTACTGACTGTACCAGAACACGACtag